One segment of Micromonospora parathelypteridis DNA contains the following:
- a CDS encoding thymidine phosphorylase: protein MSAFAAVDVIRVKRDGGVLSDAQIDWVVDAYTRGVVADEQMSALAMAILLNGMTGPEIARWTAAMIASGERLDLSAVRRPTVDKHSTGGVGDKITLPLTPLVAACGAAVPQLSGRGLGHTGGTLDKLESIPGWRATVSNDEFIAQLDEVGAVICAAGAGLAPADRKLYALRDVTGTVEAIPLIASSIMSKKIAEGTGALVLDVKVGSGAFMKSVDQARELARTMVELGGAHGVRTVALLTDMSTPLGLAIGNAVEVTESVEVLAGGGPADVVELTLALAREMLDAAGLPDADPAAALRDGRAMDSWRAMVRAQGGDPDAPMPAAAEVEVVRAEQDGHVAAVDAYAMGVAAWRLGAGRARKEDPVSVPAGVVLHKRPGDAVRAGDPLYELRAEDASRIPAALAEAANAVRIASTAPASTPLVIERIG, encoded by the coding sequence GTGAGTGCTTTTGCTGCTGTTGACGTCATTCGGGTCAAGCGGGACGGGGGTGTGCTGTCGGACGCGCAGATCGACTGGGTGGTCGACGCGTACACCCGGGGGGTCGTCGCCGACGAGCAGATGTCCGCGCTGGCGATGGCGATCCTGCTCAACGGCATGACCGGGCCGGAGATCGCCCGGTGGACCGCCGCGATGATCGCGAGCGGTGAGCGGCTGGACCTTTCGGCGGTACGCCGGCCGACGGTCGACAAGCATTCCACCGGTGGCGTCGGCGACAAGATCACTCTGCCGCTCACCCCGCTGGTGGCGGCGTGCGGAGCTGCCGTGCCGCAGCTCAGCGGCCGCGGTCTCGGGCACACCGGCGGCACATTGGACAAGTTGGAGTCCATCCCGGGCTGGCGGGCCACGGTGAGCAACGACGAGTTCATCGCCCAGCTGGACGAGGTCGGCGCGGTGATCTGCGCGGCCGGCGCCGGGCTCGCCCCCGCCGACCGCAAGCTGTACGCGCTGCGCGACGTGACCGGCACCGTGGAGGCGATCCCGTTGATCGCCAGCTCGATCATGAGCAAGAAGATCGCCGAAGGCACCGGCGCCCTGGTCCTCGACGTCAAGGTCGGCTCGGGCGCCTTCATGAAGTCCGTCGACCAGGCCCGCGAACTGGCCCGCACCATGGTCGAGTTGGGCGGTGCGCACGGTGTGCGGACGGTCGCCCTGCTCACCGACATGTCCACCCCGCTCGGCCTGGCGATCGGCAACGCGGTCGAGGTGACCGAGTCGGTCGAGGTGCTGGCCGGAGGTGGGCCGGCCGACGTGGTGGAGCTGACGCTGGCCCTGGCCCGGGAGATGCTCGACGCCGCCGGCCTGCCGGACGCCGATCCGGCTGCCGCGCTGCGCGACGGCCGGGCCATGGACTCCTGGCGGGCGATGGTCCGGGCGCAGGGCGGCGACCCGGACGCGCCGATGCCAGCTGCCGCCGAGGTCGAGGTGGTCCGCGCCGAGCAGGACGGGCACGTCGCGGCCGTCGACGCGTACGCCATGGGGGTTGCGGCGTGGCGGCTCGGCGCGGGTCGGGCCCGCAAGGAGGACCCGGTCAGCGTGCCGGCCGGTGTGGTGTTGCACAAGCGGCCGGGCGACGCGGTGCGGGCCGGTGACCCCCTGTACGAGCTGCGCGCCGAGGACGCGTCGCGGATTCCGGCGGCGCTCGCCGAGGCCGCGAACGCGGTGCGGATCGCGTCGACCGCGCCGGCGTCGACGCCGCTGGTCATCGAGCGCATCGGCTGA
- a CDS encoding DUF4272 domain-containing protein, whose amino-acid sequence MTVAAPDPREVREASLDELSRLGLPLPPAQFPLVWEPGDEIDLRPTAEIEARIAVLHLILARCFGMPPQAAMSWLLGSHLVEMVTPPEWQFVMGGKGDHRSFVLHHDALFALAWVLGLSKQLDPTLAVDERLVERLPHIAEGETFPRWRSRILTAPQHPADAAALLDLHYCLDWAYLETERSGRRVPGLIDANAIGQRRWALEWAVILRGPYHDEPPGWEEVDLST is encoded by the coding sequence GTGACCGTTGCTGCCCCCGACCCACGTGAGGTGCGCGAGGCGAGCCTGGACGAGCTGTCCCGGCTGGGCCTACCGTTGCCGCCGGCCCAGTTTCCGCTGGTCTGGGAGCCGGGCGACGAGATCGACCTGCGCCCCACGGCGGAGATCGAGGCACGGATCGCCGTGCTGCATCTGATCCTGGCCCGCTGCTTCGGGATGCCCCCGCAGGCGGCGATGAGCTGGCTGCTCGGTTCGCACCTGGTCGAGATGGTCACCCCGCCGGAGTGGCAGTTCGTGATGGGCGGCAAGGGCGATCACCGCTCGTTCGTGCTGCACCACGACGCGCTCTTCGCGCTTGCGTGGGTGCTCGGGCTGAGCAAGCAGCTCGACCCCACCCTGGCCGTCGACGAGCGACTGGTCGAGCGGCTGCCGCACATCGCCGAGGGGGAGACGTTTCCCCGGTGGCGTTCCCGGATCCTCACGGCGCCGCAGCACCCGGCCGACGCCGCCGCCCTGCTCGACCTGCACTACTGCCTGGACTGGGCCTATCTGGAGACCGAGCGCAGCGGCCGGCGGGTGCCGGGCCTGATCGACGCGAACGCGATCGGGCAGCGGCGCTGGGCGCTGGAGTGGGCGGTGATCCTGCGCGGGCCGTACCACGACGAGCCGCCCGGCTGGGAAGAGGTCGACCTCTCCACCTGA
- a CDS encoding putative RNA methyltransferase, giving the protein MDPRIVDRLRCPVCGEPLEQAPDLRSLRCPRRHSFDVARQGYVNLLTGRTPHVGDTAEMVVARADFQAAGHYDLISDALASAATEAVARLDTTEGFGAYPLVVDAGAGTGRYLGAVLAALPDAVGLALDVSKPALRRAARAHPRAAAALADTWQRLPLADASTAVLLNVFAPRNGPEFHRVLDPAGSLLVVTPDTDHLTELVGALDLLRVDPDKADRVTGSLGAHFTPVSSAVHRAELTLTRPEVATLVGMGPNAWHTEPGALTARLAALPEPVRVTVAVRVDAYRPR; this is encoded by the coding sequence GTGGACCCACGCATCGTCGACCGGTTGCGCTGCCCGGTCTGCGGCGAGCCCCTGGAGCAGGCCCCCGACCTGAGGTCGCTGCGCTGCCCGCGCCGGCACAGCTTCGACGTCGCCCGCCAGGGCTACGTCAACCTGCTCACCGGTCGCACCCCACACGTCGGGGACACGGCCGAGATGGTCGTCGCACGGGCGGACTTCCAGGCCGCCGGGCACTACGACCTCATCTCGGATGCCCTCGCCAGCGCCGCGACGGAGGCCGTCGCCCGGCTGGACACGACCGAGGGCTTCGGGGCGTACCCCCTGGTGGTGGATGCCGGTGCCGGCACCGGCCGGTACCTCGGCGCGGTGCTGGCGGCGCTGCCGGACGCCGTGGGCCTGGCCCTGGACGTGTCCAAGCCGGCGCTGCGCCGCGCGGCCCGCGCGCACCCCCGGGCCGCCGCGGCGCTCGCCGACACCTGGCAGCGGCTGCCGCTCGCGGACGCCTCGACCGCCGTGCTGCTGAACGTCTTCGCCCCACGTAACGGGCCGGAGTTCCACCGGGTGCTCGACCCGGCCGGCTCGCTGCTGGTGGTCACGCCCGACACCGACCACCTCACCGAGCTGGTGGGTGCCCTCGACCTGCTCCGGGTGGATCCGGACAAGGCCGACCGGGTGACCGGCAGCCTGGGCGCGCACTTCACACCGGTCAGCTCGGCGGTGCACCGGGCGGAGCTGACCCTGACCCGGCCAGAGGTCGCCACCCTGGTCGGGATGGGCCCGAACGCGTGGCACACCGAGCCGGGCGCGCTCACCGCCCGCCTGGCCGCGCTGCCCGAGCCGGTCCGGGTGACCGTGGCGGTTCGGGTGGACGCGTACCGACCTCGCTGA
- a CDS encoding adenosine deaminase, giving the protein MVATIRYEDIVKVPKALLHDHLDGGLRPATIVDLAAEVGHELPTTDPEALGRWFVDAADSGSLERYLETFAHTVAVMQTPPALRRVARECALDLAADGVVYAEVRFAPEQHLEQDLSLDEVVEAVLAGFAEGTAQAVEAGLTIRVGTLLTAMRHAARSQEIAELAVRHRDAGVVGFDIAGAEAGFPPTRHLDAFEYLQRENFHFTIHAGEAFGLPSIWQAIQWCGADRLGHGVRIVDDIAPDGGLGRLAAYVRDKRIPLELCPSSNVQTGAVASIADHPIGLLRDLRFRATVNTDNRLMSGTSMSREMALLVETFGYGWKELQWFTINAMKSAFIPFDERLRIIDEVIKPAYARLLA; this is encoded by the coding sequence ATGGTCGCGACTATCCGGTATGAGGACATCGTCAAGGTTCCGAAGGCGCTGCTGCACGACCACCTCGACGGCGGGCTGCGGCCGGCGACGATCGTCGATCTGGCTGCCGAGGTTGGCCACGAGCTGCCCACCACCGATCCTGAGGCGCTCGGCCGCTGGTTCGTGGACGCGGCGGACTCCGGCTCGCTGGAGCGTTACCTCGAAACGTTCGCGCACACCGTGGCGGTCATGCAGACCCCACCCGCGCTGCGTCGGGTGGCCCGCGAGTGTGCGCTGGACCTGGCCGCCGACGGAGTGGTCTACGCCGAGGTGCGCTTCGCCCCGGAGCAGCACCTGGAGCAGGATCTGAGCCTGGACGAGGTGGTCGAGGCGGTGCTGGCCGGGTTCGCCGAAGGCACTGCCCAGGCTGTCGAGGCGGGCCTGACCATCCGGGTGGGCACGCTGCTCACCGCGATGCGCCACGCCGCCCGTTCACAGGAGATCGCCGAGCTGGCCGTTCGGCACCGGGACGCCGGGGTGGTCGGCTTCGACATCGCCGGCGCCGAGGCGGGCTTTCCGCCCACCCGGCACCTGGACGCCTTCGAGTACCTGCAGCGGGAGAACTTCCACTTCACCATCCACGCCGGCGAGGCGTTCGGTCTGCCGTCGATCTGGCAGGCGATCCAGTGGTGCGGAGCGGACCGGCTCGGTCACGGGGTGCGGATCGTCGACGACATCGCCCCGGACGGTGGGCTCGGCCGGCTGGCCGCGTACGTCCGGGACAAGCGGATCCCGCTGGAGCTGTGCCCCTCCTCGAACGTGCAGACCGGTGCGGTGGCCTCGATCGCGGACCACCCGATCGGTCTCCTGCGGGACCTGCGCTTCCGGGCCACCGTCAACACCGACAACCGGCTGATGAGCGGCACCTCGATGTCGCGGGAGATGGCGCTGTTGGTGGAGACGTTCGGCTACGGCTGGAAGGAGCTGCAGTGGTTCACGATCAACGCGATGAAGAGCGCCTTCATCCCGTTCGACGAACGACTGCGGATCATCGATGAGGTGATCAAGCCGGCGTACGCCAGGCTGCTGGCCTGA
- a CDS encoding sensor histidine kinase — protein MSKRPKTAGSFLSRLRRPASRLRDMPIWSKLGLIMIVPTIATVVVGTSGLVDHVETLNNANRAGDLARLSSYSGNLVDTLQDERTAAVLLLGADGTQPTAQYQEAYNRVNSRVDQETRPYRQQRAEVEDLPGSLETLLDGIDRNLQDLSGIRSQVFNGKLALTETVQAYEGLISDLLAIRDSATQLAGDNDLSDRMRAAAAVAREKEFLAARRVVVHRALGVKGGQRLTPALRTDYIASGTGQQQALQSFKAVATPEDAKFHDQTVAGGDRREAQNYTGWIDGNTTGDMRGAPFKADQWEAAMTANAKLIRTVEQKLDGEVVAGAENLRSDVQRQVFLETGLLLSMLLLAILFAYLVARSMARSLRELRQGALSVAQYGLPQAVARLRDPQVVGQLSPVQLANQIAEPLPVRSKDEFGQVTEAFNAVHLEAVRTAAEQAALRASVATMFVNLARRSQILVDRLIGHLDRLERGEEDPDRLAELFQLDHLATRMRRNDENLLVLAGADSTRVQREPAALIDVLRAAQSEVEHYTRIEFGVIDRDIEVAAHAVNDLVHLVAELFDNATAFSPPDSQVMVEARRVGDRSSLYVEDRGIGISAEQLHDLNERLATPPQVDVAVSRMMGLVVVARLASRHGVRVELRPGSDRGTVADVTLPTSVLVPRALSGRVQQPPALPSASGPQHGGPAPVFGALPALGNGPRPSESGNQVTLGGRPFDPASRNGAGTPANTGAYRSMPAWSDLTGAAGTNGVNGGDGFTPRPANGQPIDPLPQRRAGDDGPTTGQQPSIPRQLPSSPEAPYSAPPVSAQPYSGAPVSASPASGQPYSGQPYSGAPYAGPPVSAAPASGQPYAGPPVSASPVSASPASAQPYSVPPASSPSFSGFAPRSAPPAQAPSVPAPPAWPPVPGGDRDAATPPVPERLAAALDMTTELPRVPRPGEQPAAATRPPAPAPAPAQQSRPAPQQPQAQNRQRYADETMELPIFRELESAWFRTRRPGSEEPAAGGQPATNGDSATQQFATVEATGRTVHKTPPGTTGNTPMADTPTAGGAPRDNGSTASEGTRPSVAESLPNRRPQPQTNGWQTAADDGWRAASAAAGAAPVSETTTTGLPKRKPMAQLVPGAVEKPTTSVQRRSPEAVRGLLSAYHRGVQRGRSTSDNPTSPEATPGGQSSQSGSGPVAGSGQKEQEG, from the coding sequence GTGAGCAAACGGCCAAAGACGGCGGGCTCCTTCCTGTCGCGGCTGCGCCGGCCGGCCAGCCGGCTCCGGGACATGCCGATCTGGTCCAAGCTCGGTCTAATCATGATCGTGCCGACCATCGCCACGGTCGTGGTGGGCACCAGTGGTCTTGTCGACCACGTGGAGACGCTCAACAATGCCAACCGAGCCGGCGACCTGGCCCGACTGTCGAGCTATTCGGGCAACCTGGTCGACACGCTGCAGGACGAGCGGACCGCCGCTGTGCTGCTGCTGGGGGCGGACGGGACGCAGCCGACGGCGCAGTACCAGGAGGCCTACAACCGGGTGAACTCCCGGGTGGACCAGGAGACGCGCCCCTATCGGCAGCAGCGGGCCGAGGTTGAGGACCTGCCGGGCAGCCTCGAGACTCTGCTCGACGGCATCGACCGGAACCTGCAGGACCTGTCGGGCATCCGCAGTCAGGTGTTCAACGGCAAGCTCGCGCTCACCGAGACCGTCCAGGCGTACGAGGGTCTGATCAGTGACCTGCTCGCCATCCGGGACTCGGCCACGCAGCTCGCCGGCGACAACGACCTGAGCGACCGGATGCGCGCCGCCGCGGCGGTCGCCCGGGAGAAGGAGTTCCTCGCCGCACGCCGGGTCGTGGTCCACCGCGCGCTGGGCGTCAAGGGTGGGCAACGCCTCACCCCGGCCCTGCGCACCGACTACATCGCCAGCGGCACCGGTCAGCAGCAGGCGCTGCAGAGCTTCAAGGCCGTCGCCACCCCGGAGGACGCGAAGTTCCACGACCAGACGGTCGCGGGCGGTGACCGTCGGGAGGCACAGAACTACACCGGCTGGATCGACGGCAACACCACCGGCGACATGCGCGGCGCGCCGTTCAAGGCGGACCAGTGGGAGGCCGCCATGACGGCCAACGCCAAGCTGATCCGCACCGTTGAGCAGAAGCTCGACGGCGAAGTGGTCGCCGGCGCCGAGAACCTCCGCTCGGACGTCCAGCGCCAGGTGTTCCTGGAGACCGGCCTGCTGCTCAGCATGCTGCTGCTGGCCATCCTCTTCGCGTACCTGGTCGCCCGCTCCATGGCCCGCTCACTGCGTGAGCTGCGGCAGGGTGCCCTGTCCGTCGCCCAGTACGGCCTGCCCCAGGCAGTGGCCCGACTGCGCGACCCGCAGGTCGTCGGGCAACTCTCCCCGGTGCAGCTGGCGAACCAGATCGCCGAGCCGCTGCCGGTCCGCAGCAAGGACGAGTTCGGCCAGGTGACCGAGGCGTTCAACGCCGTCCACCTGGAAGCCGTCCGTACGGCCGCCGAGCAGGCCGCACTGCGCGCCTCCGTCGCGACCATGTTCGTCAACCTGGCCCGCCGTTCGCAGATCCTGGTCGACCGCCTCATCGGGCACCTCGACCGGCTGGAGCGCGGCGAAGAGGACCCGGACCGGCTGGCCGAGCTGTTCCAGCTCGACCACCTCGCCACCCGGATGCGCCGCAACGACGAGAACCTGCTGGTGCTCGCCGGTGCCGACTCCACCCGTGTGCAGCGTGAGCCGGCCGCCCTCATCGACGTGCTGCGCGCCGCGCAGTCCGAGGTCGAGCACTACACCCGGATCGAGTTCGGTGTCATCGACCGTGACATCGAGGTCGCCGCGCACGCGGTCAACGACCTGGTGCACCTCGTCGCCGAGCTGTTCGACAACGCCACCGCGTTCTCTCCGCCCGACTCCCAGGTGATGGTCGAGGCCCGCCGGGTCGGCGACCGCTCCTCGCTCTACGTCGAGGACCGCGGTATCGGCATCAGCGCCGAGCAGTTGCACGACCTCAACGAGCGGCTCGCGACGCCGCCGCAGGTGGACGTCGCCGTGTCCCGGATGATGGGCCTCGTCGTGGTCGCCCGGCTGGCGTCCCGGCACGGTGTCCGGGTCGAGCTGCGCCCCGGCTCCGACCGAGGCACGGTCGCCGACGTGACCCTGCCCACCTCGGTGCTGGTGCCCCGGGCGCTCTCCGGCCGGGTGCAGCAGCCTCCGGCCCTGCCGTCGGCCAGCGGCCCCCAGCACGGTGGGCCCGCGCCGGTCTTCGGCGCGCTGCCCGCGCTGGGCAACGGCCCTCGCCCGAGCGAGTCCGGCAACCAGGTCACCCTCGGCGGTCGTCCGTTCGACCCCGCATCGCGCAACGGTGCCGGCACCCCCGCCAACACCGGTGCGTACCGCTCGATGCCGGCCTGGTCGGATCTGACCGGCGCGGCCGGGACGAACGGTGTCAACGGCGGCGACGGGTTCACCCCGCGGCCGGCCAACGGCCAGCCGATCGACCCGCTGCCGCAGCGCCGTGCCGGGGACGACGGCCCGACCACCGGTCAGCAGCCGTCCATTCCTCGGCAGTTGCCGAGCAGCCCCGAGGCTCCGTACTCGGCGCCGCCGGTCTCCGCGCAGCCCTACTCCGGCGCTCCGGTCTCCGCGTCGCCGGCCTCGGGCCAGCCGTACTCCGGGCAGCCCTACTCGGGCGCGCCGTACGCCGGTCCGCCGGTGTCCGCCGCCCCGGCCTCCGGGCAGCCGTACGCCGGTCCGCCGGTGTCCGCGTCGCCGGTGTCGGCGTCGCCGGCCTCCGCTCAGCCGTATTCGGTGCCGCCCGCGTCCAGTCCGTCGTTCAGCGGATTCGCGCCCCGATCCGCTCCCCCCGCGCAGGCGCCCAGCGTCCCCGCGCCGCCGGCCTGGCCGCCGGTGCCGGGTGGCGACCGGGACGCGGCTACCCCGCCGGTGCCGGAACGGCTCGCCGCCGCTCTGGACATGACGACGGAGCTGCCGCGTGTGCCGCGACCCGGCGAGCAGCCGGCGGCCGCAACCCGGCCACCCGCCCCCGCTCCGGCTCCGGCTCAGCAGAGTCGGCCGGCGCCGCAGCAACCGCAGGCGCAGAACCGTCAGCGGTACGCGGACGAGACGATGGAGCTGCCGATCTTCCGGGAGCTGGAGTCGGCCTGGTTCCGTACCCGCCGCCCAGGCTCGGAGGAGCCCGCGGCTGGCGGCCAGCCGGCAACGAACGGCGACTCCGCGACCCAGCAGTTCGCCACGGTCGAGGCCACCGGTCGGACAGTCCACAAGACACCACCCGGGACGACAGGTAACACACCGATGGCAGACACTCCGACGGCCGGAGGAGCGCCGCGGGACAACGGCTCCACAGCGAGCGAGGGCACCCGCCCCAGCGTCGCCGAGAGCCTGCCGAACCGCCGGCCCCAACCACAGACCAACGGCTGGCAGACCGCAGCTGACGATGGCTGGCGTGCCGCTTCGGCGGCGGCTGGCGCGGCACCGGTGAGCGAAACCACCACTACCGGCCTGCCGAAGCGCAAGCCGATGGCGCAGCTCGTGCCGGGTGCGGTGGAGAAGCCCACCACCTCGGTCCAGCGCCGTTCCCCGGAGGCGGTCCGTGGCCTGCTCTCCGCCTACCACCGGGGCGTGCAGCGAGGGCGTAGCACCTCGGACAACCCGACCAGCCCGGAGGCGACTCCGGGAGGGCAATCCTCGCAGTCTGGCTCAGGCCCGGTGGCCGGGAGCGGGCAGAAGGAGCAAGAAGGATGA
- a CDS encoding roadblock/LC7 domain-containing protein has protein sequence MTTTQDLGWLLANFADRVPGVAHAVAVSADGLLLASSRDLPRDRADQLAAISSGLVSLTQGAARCFEGGAVLQTVVEMDNGFLFLMSISDGSSFAVLAARSSDVGQVGYEMALLVDRVGDALTPQPRAAAGMLG, from the coding sequence ATGACAACTACGCAGGATCTTGGTTGGCTGCTGGCCAACTTCGCTGACCGGGTGCCCGGCGTCGCGCATGCGGTCGCCGTCTCGGCGGACGGCCTACTCCTCGCGTCGTCACGGGATCTGCCGCGCGACCGGGCCGATCAGCTCGCCGCGATCTCCTCGGGTCTGGTGAGCCTGACCCAGGGGGCGGCCCGCTGCTTCGAGGGAGGCGCGGTGTTGCAGACCGTCGTGGAGATGGACAATGGCTTCCTGTTCCTGATGTCCATCTCGGACGGCTCGTCCTTCGCCGTGCTGGCGGCCCGCAGCTCCGACGTGGGCCAGGTCGGCTACGAGATGGCGCTGCTGGTCGACCGGGTGGGCGACGCACTGACCCCGCAGCCGCGTGCGGCTGCGGGCATGCTGGGCTGA
- a CDS encoding DUF742 domain-containing protein: MADRDEPTGALVRPYAVTRGRTRPRLDIALEALVETTVRGRAAANGNGGQGREHQYIAALCDGRVQSLAEIAARMQLPLGVARVLIADMATDGLVAVHEPTILDDSDDAVGTELLERVLSGLRRL; this comes from the coding sequence ATGGCTGATCGTGACGAGCCGACCGGAGCGTTGGTCCGTCCATACGCCGTGACCCGTGGTCGTACCCGTCCTCGGCTCGACATCGCGCTGGAGGCGCTCGTCGAGACGACGGTGCGCGGCCGGGCCGCTGCCAATGGCAACGGCGGCCAGGGCCGCGAACACCAGTACATCGCCGCGCTGTGTGACGGACGCGTGCAATCGCTCGCAGAGATCGCGGCGCGGATGCAGCTCCCGCTCGGTGTGGCCCGGGTGCTCATCGCCGACATGGCGACGGACGGCCTGGTCGCAGTCCACGAGCCGACCATTTTGGACGACTCCGACGACGCGGTGGGCACTGAACTGCTGGAGAGGGTGCTGAGTGGACTTCGCAGGCTCTGA
- a CDS encoding GTP-binding protein yields MSHRPPNPSGRVTSAKIVIAGGFGVGKTTLVGSVSEITPLTTEAIMTSAGVGVDDTRQVPGKTTTTVAMDFGRISIDRDLILYLFGTPGQTRFWFMWDELVRGAIGAVVLVDTRRLADCFAAIDFFEHRRLPYLVAINCFDGMQYHDPQDVRDALAISSDVPVVACDARNRESTKHVLISLVEYVLTMRRTRAVAPA; encoded by the coding sequence ATGTCGCACCGCCCGCCTAACCCGAGTGGGCGCGTGACGTCGGCGAAGATCGTTATCGCCGGTGGGTTCGGCGTCGGTAAGACGACGCTGGTCGGGTCGGTCTCGGAGATCACGCCGCTGACCACCGAGGCCATCATGACCTCCGCCGGCGTGGGCGTCGACGACACCCGGCAGGTGCCGGGCAAGACGACGACCACGGTGGCCATGGACTTCGGCCGGATCTCGATCGACCGTGACCTGATCCTGTACCTCTTCGGTACGCCGGGTCAGACCCGATTCTGGTTCATGTGGGACGAACTGGTTCGGGGCGCCATCGGTGCGGTCGTGCTGGTTGACACGCGCCGGCTGGCCGACTGCTTCGCGGCGATCGACTTCTTCGAGCACCGACGCCTGCCGTACCTGGTGGCGATCAACTGCTTCGACGGGATGCAGTACCACGACCCGCAGGACGTTCGGGACGCCTTGGCGATCTCGAGCGACGTGCCGGTGGTGGCCTGCGACGCCCGTAACCGGGAGTCGACGAAGCACGTGCTGATCTCGCTGGTCGAGTACGTGCTCACCATGCGTCGTACGCGCGCTGTCGCCCCGGCCTGA